AGGGCATAAAGGTTATTTAGCACCACTTCGCCCACGGCATCACGCTTCAGCTCAATCACAATGCGTAAGCCGTCTTTGTCTGACTCATCACGCAATTCGCTGATACCTTCGACTTTTTTCTCTTTCACCAAATCAGCAATTTTTTCAATCAATTTCGCCTTGTTTACTTGGTAGGGGATTTCGGTAACGATAATCTGTTCACGTCCGTTCGCTTTGCTTTCTACACTCGCTTTAGCACGTACATAAACTTTACCACGCCCTGTGCGGTAGGCTTCTTCGATCCCTTTGCGACCATTGATGATTGCGGCTGTTGGGAAATCAGGACCTGGGATATGCTGCATCAACTCTTCAATGGTAATTTGATCGTTGTCGATATACGCCAAGCAACCGTCCAACACTTCATTTAAGTTGTGCGGCGGAATATTGGTCGCCATACCGACTGCAATGCCTGATGAGCCATTGACTAGCAAGGCAGGGATTTTGGTGGGTAACACATCGGGGATCATTTCTTTGCCATCATAGTTTGGCGAGAAATCCACGGTTTCTTTATCTAAATCGGTCAGCAGTTCTTGGGTGATTTTCTGCATCCGCACTTCGGTATAACGCATCGCCGCAGGGGCATCGCCGTCAATTGAACCGAAGTTACCTTGCCCGTCCACCAACATATAACGCAGGGAGAATGGCTGAGCCATACGCACGATAGTGTCGTACACTGCTGAATCGCCGTGCGGATGGTATTTACCGATCACATCACCGACCACACGCGCTGATTTTACATAAGGTTTGCTGGCAGTGTTGCCACTTTGATCCATTGAGAATAGCACACGGCGGTGAACGGGTTTCAAGCCGTCACGCACATCGGGCAAAGCACGCCCAACAATCACCGACATGGCATAGTCGAGATATGAAGTTTTCAGTTCTTCTTCGATACTGACGGGGGTAATATCTTTGGCTAATTCGCTCATTGAAATTTCCTAATCACGTTGCAGAAAAGCCCTTTTAAACGGGGCAAAAATTGGGCGAGAGTATAGCACAAAAGGCGGGCATTCGGGGGATTTATTACAGACAAGCGGTCGGTTTTCAGCGATTTTTTGCAAATCGTTTCGCTCTCGCCAAATTCGCAAAAAAATCGTAAAATCCGACCGCTTGTTATTTCAAACTAAAGGATGAACCAATGAAAAAAATCGAAGAATTAACTGAACAACAACGTGAAATTTGCATTAACAGTGGTACAGAACGCCCATTCACGGGCAAATTTTTAGACGAAAGCCGAATCGGCACTTATCGCTGCGTGCGTTGCCACAATCCCCTTTTTCGCTCCGACACCAAATTTGACGCAGGCTGCGGCTGGCCAAGTTTCTACGAAACTATTCACAAAAATTCGCTGCGTTACTTAGACGATTACAGCCTCGGTCGCCACCGCACTGAAATTCGCTGCGGCAACTGCGATGCCCATATGGGACACGTTTTCCCTGACGGCCCAAAACCAACAGGTTTACGTTTCTGTTTAAATTCGGTGGCGTTGAATTTCAAATGGGACGAAACGGGAGAGGAGATTGATGGGTAAAAAATAGAGGCGGTAAAACCGCCTTTATTTTTGCAAAATTTTAGTCAAATCTGACCGCTTGTTATTTCACTTCTCCAATCACATTCAAAATCCTTTTGTCCGAAATCGGATACTTTGTGCCGAGCTGTTGGGCGAATAAACTCACTCGTAGCTCTTCAATCATATAGCGAATTTCCGCCACTTCATCGGAAATGGGTTTCGATTTTGGCAGTTTGGCGAGCAGTTGTTGGTAGGCTTGTTGCACCTGTTCTACCCGTAGCATTTTGGCTCGGTCGGTGTTGGTGTCCACGCCGAGTTTGTCAAGCCGTTTGTCGATAGCGGTCAGATAACGGTGTAAATCAGCAAGGCGAGTTGAACCCGTTTGCACCACAAAATGAGGATAAATCAAGCCGTTTAATTGGGCTTTGATGTCCGATAAAGCAAACGCCAGCGTGAAATCCATTTTGCCTTTCATTCGTTTGTTGATTTCAAATGCCAAGGTCAGAATTTTTTCCACTTGCAGGGCGATTTGCACGGTTTTATCGTTCAGATTTTCCCGCACAAAATCCCGTAGGGCGTTGAATTTCTCTTCATTCCACACAATACCGCCAAACGCTTGCACCAACTCGTCCACCGCACAGGCTATACAGTCGTCAATCAGATCTAAAACTTTACCAAACGGGGCGAAATATAAGCCAAGTTTGGCTTTGTTCGGCAGCTTTTCGTGCAGATATTTAATCGGCGATGGCACGTTGAGCAAAATTAAACGGCGAAGCCCCGCTTGCATTGCTTTGGCTTGTTCAAATTCCGTTTCAAATAGTTTGATACCCACCGATTCTTTTTCATCGACAATCGCAGGGAAGGCTTTGACGCTGAAATGGCGTTTCTTCTGCTCAAACACTGGTGGTAGATCGGCGAAATTCCACAAATGTACGCCCGATTGTTCGATGCCATCGTCTGCCACCGCAGAAAGCGTGCTTTGTACTTGATCTTTCAGGGCGAATTTCAGCTCGTCCAAATTGCCACTTTCGGCGATTTTTTCGCCTTTCTCGCCGATTACTCGGAAAGTCATTTTCAAGTGAGCAGGTAATTCCGCTAAATCCCACTGTTCAGGCTCAACTAACACGCCCGTCATTCGCCGCAATTCGTAGCTCAAGCTATCTAACAACGGCTTGGCAAGGGGTTCAGCTTTAGCAAGAAATGCCTCGGCATAGTTTGGGGCAGGCACAAAATTACGGCGTAGAGCTTTGGGTAGCGATTTAATCAACGCAATTACCAACTCGTGGCGAAGCCCTGGAATTTGCCAGTCAAAACCCTCTGGCTCAACTTGATTGAGCAACGGCAGTGGAATATGCACTGTCACGCCGTCCGCTTCTTTGCCGATTTCAAATTGGTAGCTCAATTTTAATTTCAGATCGCCTTGATACCAGAAATTCGGGAAATCTAACTCACTGACTTTATTGGCATTTTCGTTGATCAAAAACGATTTTTCGAAATTGAGCAGTTCGGGATCTTTTTGGCTTGCCTGTTTCCACCAGCGGTCAAAATGTTTGCTCGATACCACCTCGGTGCCGATACGTTGGTCATAAAAATCGAACAAGACTTGTTCATCAACCAAAATATCACGACGGCGAGATTTATGTTCCAAATCTTCCACTTCTTTAATTAAGCGATTGTTTTCTTTGAAGAATTTGTAATTGGCGTGCCATTCGCCTTCCACTAACGCTGAGCGGATAAAAATCTCACGGCAAGTTAGCGGTTCGATCTGGCTGAAATTTTGCAACCGATTAGCCACAATCGGTATGCCGTAGAGCGACACTTTTTCATACGCCATCACCGCCCCTTTGGACTTCGCCCAGTGCGGTTCGCTGTAACTGCTTTTGGTCAAATGTTGTGCCAATGGCTCGACCCATTCAGGTTCAATTTTCGCCACCATTCGCCCCCACAATTTGCTGGTTTCAACCAACTCTGCCGCCATCACCCATTTCGGTTGTTTTTTGAAAAGCACAGAGTTCGGGAAAATCGCAAAATGGGCATTTCTCGCCCCGAGATACGACATTTTTTCGTTATCTTTCAAACCAATATGGGAAAGTAGCCCAGTGAGCAATGCAGTATGAATTTGCTGATAATTTGCATCTTGGCTGTTGATGTGTAACCCCATTTCCCGCACCGTCAAACGCAGTTGGTGGTAAATATCCTGCCATTCCCGCACCCGCAAATAATTCAGAAAATCCTTTTGGCACAAACGGCGGAACTGGTTTTTGGTCAGTTCTTTTTGTTGGATTTGAATGAATTGCCACAAATTGACGAACGCTAAGAAATCGGAATCTTTATCGGCAAAACGGCGATGTTTATCGTCTGCGGACTGCTGTTTTTCCTGCGGGCGTTCCCGTGGATCTTGAATGGAAAGAGCAGAAACGATCATCATCACTTCGTGCAACGATCCATTTTTCGCCGCCTCAATCACCATTCGACCTAAACGGGGATCGACGGGCAATTGGGCGAGTTGGCGACCGATTGCGGTTAATTCCCACGAATTCCCTATTCTGTCCCCTTTTGCGGAGGGAGAGGGCGGATTTGCAAAATTTTCCTCGGATCTGACCGCTTGTTTGCCCCCTTCGGTTTCGCTTCGCTCAACCACTTCCCCCGCAAGCGGGGGCAGAGTTTTTTTCGAGCGAGGGCGGATTGCTTGCAATTCGTCTAATAACTTTATCCCATCTTGAATATGTTTATGGTCTGGGGCATCAACGAATGGAAACGCCGCAATATCGCTCAAGCCGAGGGCAGTCATTTGTAAAATCACCGAAGCGAGATTAGTTCGCAAAATTTCAGGATCGGTAAATTCAGGACGGCTGTTGAAATCCGCTTCCGAATACAAGCGGATACAAATCCCTTCTGAAATTCGCCCGCAACGCCCTTTCCGCTGATTGGCGGAAGCCTGGGAAATCGGCTCAATCGGCAAGCGTTGCACTTTGGTGCGGTAGCTATAACGGGAAATGCGAGCCGTCCCCGTGTCGATCACATATTTGATATTGGGAATGGTGAGCGAGGTTTCCGCCACGTTGGTCGCCAAAATAATGCGGTTCAGATTACTCGGGTTGAAAATTCGCTGCTGTTCGGCGGCAGACAAACGGGCGTAAAGGGGCAAAATTTCCGTGTGGCGAAGCTCGGCTTTTTCGAGAGCGTCTGCCGTATCCCGAATTTCCCGCTCACCATTCATAAAAATCAAAATATCGCCACGCCCTTCCGCCTGCAGTTCATCAACGGCATTTAAAATCCCTTGCAGTTGGTCTTGATCCTCTTCTTCGATAATCGGGCGATAACGCACTTCCACAGGGAAAGTCCGCCCTGAAACTTCGATAATCGGGGCATTGTTGAAATGTTTGGAAAAACGTTCCACATCAATGGTTGCAGAGGTGATAATCACCTTCAAATCGGGGCGTTTAGGCAAAATTTGTTTGAGATAGCCCAAAATGAAATCGTTGTTGAGACTGCGTTCGTGGGCTTCGTCAATGATGAGCGTGTCGTACTGATTAAGATAGCGGTCGCTTTGAATTTCGGCGAGCAAAATCCCGTCTGTCATCAGTTTCACCAAAGTGTTATCACTGACTTGATCGTTAAAACGGACTTTGTAACCAATGGTTGAACCCAGTTCCGATTTCAGCTCTTCGGCAATGCGAGTGGCAACGGAACGAGCCGCAATTCGGCGGGGTTGGGTATGCCCAATCAAGCCTTTCACCCCACGCCCGAGTTCCAAACACATTTTTGGCAATTGTGTCGTTTTGCCCGAACCCGTTTCCCCTGCAATCACCACCACTTGATTTTCGGCAATCAATTTCAAAATTTCATCACGGCGTGCAGAAACAGGCAAATCGGGATAGTCAATCGCAAGGCTTTGCAGCTGTTGCTGACGAGCCGTAAAACGAGCTTGGCTAGCGGTCAGATCCGCCTGAATTCCTGCAACAACGGCCTGACGAGCGGTGTCATTTTTCACATTCGATAAACCACGAATGCGGCTTGCCAAACGGCGACTGTCCGCAATGGTCGTATTCTGCAACTGTGCCATTAACGCTTTTTGATCCGCCGCAAGCGGTCGGTTTTGAGGATTTTTTTGCAAATTTTTCATTAACTTCTTCCTACCACTAACGACAAAATTCCTGCTGCAATTAACGGGCCAACGGGGACACCTTTAAAGAAAGCAACGCCAAAAATCGTGCCGATAAGCAAACCTGTCACCAAAACAGGCTGATTTGACATCAAACTCACCCCACGCCCTCCGAGCCACGCTACTGCGATACCTGCGATCACGGCGAGTAACATTTTCCAATTCACAAAAGCGGTGAGATCTGGCATAACAATTCGCCCTGATACCAGTGGGCTAAGTACGCCAATGGTGAGAATAATAATCCCGATTTTTAAGCCGTATTTATCGACCCAAGGTAAATAGTGTGAGAGCAGGGTTTGCTGCATAATCAGCAAAACGGCAGCGGAAATGGTAACAGCACTGTTTTGGCTGAAAATACCGAGCAGAATCAGTACAACAAGCAGCAGAGCGATAGCGTTGAATTGTAAGGACATTTTGTATCTTGAAAGCGAAAATCCCTTACTTGCAAGCAAGTAAGGGAAGGGGAAAATTTCGATTAGTTGATAAATTTGATGATGGTCATTAAGAAACCGATACCTGCCATCATTAAGCCGACCATCTTATACATCATCGTATTGAATGTGTCGGTCATTCGGGCTTCCATCTGTGAGAGCTTCGTATCAAACTTAGCTTCTAGCTGGGTCATACGCAATTCAAAATCAGTTTTGGTCATTAAATGGCGTTGGCTTTGATCGAGTGCATCGTCCAACGCATCGGCAAAGGCTTCAGCCACTTTGGGCGGCTGGTTGGCTTCTTGCAGTTTTTTGACAAAACATAATTTATCAAATCGAATGTTCATAACCGTTTCCATAAATTTCCCCTTTTATTCAATGCTGAGAAAATGTCGCACTGGTTTTCAGGGAAAATGGGGGAAATTTTGTGATCTGTGTCGAAAAATTGAAACTAACTCGCCACCATCACCATTGCTGGGCGAATCACACGCCCGTGCAAAGTATAGCCTTTTTGCAGAACGGTGCTGATGTGATTTGGCTCAATACCTTCGGCAGGTTGCATTGAAATGGCTTCGTGCACTTCTGGATTGAACGCCTCGCCAATTATGCCAACGGCTTCCACGCCAAAGTTCGTTAAGGTTGAAACCAAGCCTTTGTGGGTCAGTTCCACTCCTTCGGCAAGGGCTTTCACGCTTTCATCCGCCCCTTCAAGGGCTTGTAAGCCCCGTTCAAGGTTATCAACTACGGTAAGTAACTCTTTCGAGAATTTTTCCAAGGCGAATTTGTGGGCTTTTTCAACATCTTGCTCGGTGCGGCGGCGGATGTTTTCGATTTCCGCACGGGCACGCAGGGCGATTTCTTGCTCACGTTTATTGGCTTCTGCGATGTATTCTTCCAACTCTTGCACGCGAGCGATCGCTTCTGCAAGCGGGTCGTTCTCTTCATTTTTTTGCAAATCGGCTTCAGGGGCGGTTTGCTCAACGGTTTCTTGTTCAGTTTCTGGGGTGATTTCTTGTTCTAATTCTTTTTCGGTTTGGTTGGTCATTGTAAATCCTTAAAATTGCAAAATTTTGAGCTAATCTGACCGCTTGTTGCCGTCAGAAATTTTGAATAGGCATTAATATAACGACAAATTAGGCGATTTCAAGGCATAAATCATTATTTTCGGGGGAAATCTATTTTCTATCTTGAGTTTTCGCTATAATCACGAGCAATTTTTTCTCAAATTTTAAGAAGGATAATTTTATGATGCGTTCTCACTATTGCGGGGCTTTAAACCGCACACACGTTGGGCAACAGGTAACGTTGAGTGGTTGGGTTCACCGTGTGCGTAACCTAGGTCGTTTTATTTTTATGCAAATTCGAGATCGAG
The nucleotide sequence above comes from Pasteurellaceae bacterium Orientalotternb1. Encoded proteins:
- a CDS encoding peptide-methionine (R)-S-oxide reductase produces the protein MKKIEELTEQQREICINSGTERPFTGKFLDESRIGTYRCVRCHNPLFRSDTKFDAGCGWPSFYETIHKNSLRYLDDYSLGRHRTEIRCGNCDAHMGHVFPDGPKPTGLRFCLNSVALNFKWDETGEEIDG
- a CDS encoding ATP-dependent RNA helicase HrpA — protein: MKNLQKNPQNRPLAADQKALMAQLQNTTIADSRRLASRIRGLSNVKNDTARQAVVAGIQADLTASQARFTARQQQLQSLAIDYPDLPVSARRDEILKLIAENQVVVIAGETGSGKTTQLPKMCLELGRGVKGLIGHTQPRRIAARSVATRIAEELKSELGSTIGYKVRFNDQVSDNTLVKLMTDGILLAEIQSDRYLNQYDTLIIDEAHERSLNNDFILGYLKQILPKRPDLKVIITSATIDVERFSKHFNNAPIIEVSGRTFPVEVRYRPIIEEEDQDQLQGILNAVDELQAEGRGDILIFMNGEREIRDTADALEKAELRHTEILPLYARLSAAEQQRIFNPSNLNRIILATNVAETSLTIPNIKYVIDTGTARISRYSYRTKVQRLPIEPISQASANQRKGRCGRISEGICIRLYSEADFNSRPEFTDPEILRTNLASVILQMTALGLSDIAAFPFVDAPDHKHIQDGIKLLDELQAIRPRSKKTLPPLAGEVVERSETEGGKQAVRSEENFANPPSPSAKGDRIGNSWELTAIGRQLAQLPVDPRLGRMVIEAAKNGSLHEVMMIVSALSIQDPRERPQEKQQSADDKHRRFADKDSDFLAFVNLWQFIQIQQKELTKNQFRRLCQKDFLNYLRVREWQDIYHQLRLTVREMGLHINSQDANYQQIHTALLTGLLSHIGLKDNEKMSYLGARNAHFAIFPNSVLFKKQPKWVMAAELVETSKLWGRMVAKIEPEWVEPLAQHLTKSSYSEPHWAKSKGAVMAYEKVSLYGIPIVANRLQNFSQIEPLTCREIFIRSALVEGEWHANYKFFKENNRLIKEVEDLEHKSRRRDILVDEQVLFDFYDQRIGTEVVSSKHFDRWWKQASQKDPELLNFEKSFLINENANKVSELDFPNFWYQGDLKLKLSYQFEIGKEADGVTVHIPLPLLNQVEPEGFDWQIPGLRHELVIALIKSLPKALRRNFVPAPNYAEAFLAKAEPLAKPLLDSLSYELRRMTGVLVEPEQWDLAELPAHLKMTFRVIGEKGEKIAESGNLDELKFALKDQVQSTLSAVADDGIEQSGVHLWNFADLPPVFEQKKRHFSVKAFPAIVDEKESVGIKLFETEFEQAKAMQAGLRRLILLNVPSPIKYLHEKLPNKAKLGLYFAPFGKVLDLIDDCIACAVDELVQAFGGIVWNEEKFNALRDFVRENLNDKTVQIALQVEKILTLAFEINKRMKGKMDFTLAFALSDIKAQLNGLIYPHFVVQTGSTRLADLHRYLTAIDKRLDKLGVDTNTDRAKMLRVEQVQQAYQQLLAKLPKSKPISDEVAEIRYMIEELRVSLFAQQLGTKYPISDKRILNVIGEVK
- a CDS encoding nucleotide exchange factor GrpE gives rise to the protein MTNQTEKELEQEITPETEQETVEQTAPEADLQKNEENDPLAEAIARVQELEEYIAEANKREQEIALRARAEIENIRRRTEQDVEKAHKFALEKFSKELLTVVDNLERGLQALEGADESVKALAEGVELTHKGLVSTLTNFGVEAVGIIGEAFNPEVHEAISMQPAEGIEPNHISTVLQKGYTLHGRVIRPAMVMVAS